In one Candidatus Angelobacter sp. genomic region, the following are encoded:
- a CDS encoding methyltransferase has translation MGATNGMNNYSAVHARTRGNTASGASPGLLGKLDPAVAERLRFLGAFLREPARVGSLAPSSPALAQAMLCGCDLKRARTVVEFGPGTGAFTRPILERIGRHTAFLALELDDEHVRGLRQRFPGLCVYHDSAEKIQKYLTQHRRTKADYIISGLPWANMRVKVQEQILSAILASLAPDGMFMTFTYVHARWLPRARRFRERLESHFAEVKTSRIVWKNVPPAFVYRCSLNR, from the coding sequence ATGGGCGCGACGAACGGCATGAATAATTATTCCGCAGTCCACGCGCGGACGCGCGGCAACACCGCAAGCGGAGCTTCCCCCGGTCTGTTGGGCAAGCTTGACCCGGCGGTGGCGGAGCGGCTGCGGTTCCTCGGCGCGTTCCTGCGCGAGCCGGCACGTGTCGGCTCACTCGCACCCAGTTCTCCCGCGCTCGCGCAGGCCATGCTCTGCGGATGCGACCTGAAAAGGGCCCGGACGGTCGTCGAGTTCGGTCCGGGTACGGGCGCGTTTACCCGCCCTATTCTCGAGCGCATCGGCCGACATACCGCGTTTTTGGCGCTGGAATTGGATGACGAGCACGTGCGCGGTCTGCGCCAGCGCTTCCCCGGCTTGTGCGTTTATCACGATTCCGCGGAGAAGATTCAGAAATACCTCACACAACATCGCCGGACGAAGGCCGACTACATCATCAGTGGATTGCCATGGGCGAACATGCGGGTGAAAGTGCAGGAACAGATCCTCTCGGCAATTCTCGCCTCGCTCGCACCGGACGGGATGTTCATGACGTTCACTTATGTGCATGCCCGCTGGCTGCCGCGAGCGCGCCGTTTCCGCGAACGTCTGGAGAGCCATTTTGCAGAGGTGAAGACCAGTCGCATCGTGTGGAAGAACGTTCCACCCGCGTTTGTCTATCGATGCTCACTGAACCGGTAG